Below is a genomic region from Thermoplasmata archaeon.
CACTGCTACGGCTGCGGGCGCCTGAACGACCACGGCCTCCACCTGCGGACCGCGTGGGAAGGGGACGAGACGGTCACCCGGTACACGCCGGAGGCATGGCATGTCGCGATCCCCGGCTACGTGAACGGCGGCCTCCTGGCATCCCTGCTGGACTGCCATGGCACCGGCACCGCCGCCGCGGCGGCGTACCGTGCGGAGGGTCGGGAGCCGGGAACCCAACCCTTGCACCGGTTCGTCACCGCCTCCTTGAAGGTCAACTACGTCAAGCCCACGCCGCTCGGCGCGGAGCTCCAGGTCCGCGGGCGTGCGTCGTCCATCCAGGGACGCAAGGTCGTCGTGGAGGCGAGGATCCTCGCCCGCGGCGAGGCGACGGTCACGGGCGAAATCGTCACGGTGGAAATGCCCGAGCGCATGCGACCCACGAAGGTAACCTGACTCCGGCTTGGCTTGCCAACGATCGCCGCCCGCCGCACCTTCAACGTGGAGGGACGGGGCGTTCCCGAGGGACGGCCTCCATTCGGTCCCGGAAGATGTCCACGCTCACGGGGCCCCACGATCCGAACACGACTCGCGGCGTCTCACGGATCCCTCGGCGCTTCGCCTCCTTGCGGCCGCCGCGGGTCGCGAGGTCCCACACCACGACCTTCTCACGAAGGCGTTCCGCCAGAGCTTGCACGGAGTCGAGCGCCGCTCGCTCGGCCTCGGGGAGCAAGACGAGGGAGTGGGTGACGGCGGCCGCGCGCATCTGGGCTCCCGGTCCTGCGCACGCGTGGCCGAGGGTCTCCGCATCTCGATCGAGGACCACCCGACGACTTCGGATGAAGACGTCGATCACAATCCCTGAGTCTCCGAGGACCGTGTGAAGGTTCCGCACGGATTGTACGAACCTGCCGCGGAGCGCCCGTGTACCCCGTGTATGGACAGTCCTTAGCCAGGGACCATACGCCCACCGCCGGATTCGGTCCCCATGGCCGTCCGACTGGCCGTCAACGACCGCGCGATCGATGCG
It encodes:
- a CDS encoding PaaI family thioesterase, which codes for HCYGCGRLNDHGLHLRTAWEGDETVTRYTPEAWHVAIPGYVNGGLLASLLDCHGTGTAAAAAYRAEGREPGTQPLHRFVTASLKVNYVKPTPLGAELQVRGRASSIQGRKVVVEARILARGEATVTGEIVTVEMPERMRPTKVT